The Diceros bicornis minor isolate mBicDic1 chromosome 19, mDicBic1.mat.cur, whole genome shotgun sequence genome contains the following window.
CCTTCCCAGCAGAAACAACATCGTCACCGACAGCGGGAGCGCCTTTGAGCGTTTCTACGAGCCAGGAACCATGCAGCACAGTGCACACATCTGCTCTTGAATCCTCTACCTTCTGAGGTTGGGGCTATGAttaccccacttcacagatgggaaaactgagactgaACTAAGGAACCGGGCCAAGACAGCGTCAGGTTCAGCTCCGTCTCTCAAGGGTGGGCGGGGACAGGGCAGCCAGGAGGCACTGGGGGAGCAGCTGGGGTTCTGCTGCAGAGGAGAGGGACCCAGGCTTTTGGGGGCACAAAGCTTTTTGAGAAGCTGATGAAAGGGGCTCTCCAGAAGAGGCTGGCGCCAGCACACACAAGTACCTCACATCTCAGGGGATGTGTAGAGACAGCTGAGGCCCATCCATGGACTCCCCAGGGGGTCAATGACCCTTTGCTAGAAGGAGAGGATGAGATGAGGGTGCTGAGACCTGGCAGCTCTGGAGTGAAAGGTGGGAAGATGGGGGTCAGGCTGCTCCTGAGGTCCTCCATCCCTCTCCCCCCATCTCCTTCCCAGGAGTGACATTTCTCGATGACATTTCTCCAATTCCCTGTTCCCAGAGGGTACCCAGACTGGAAACTACTTTTGGGGTGAGGAAAAGAGAGGTGAGGAGGCTTCCCTGAGGGGTGTCTGCCAACTCTTGGCCCAGGTGAGATCCCTGTTTCTCCTCGGCACTTCTCCCCCTGAAGAGGCTGCTCACCTGGATGACGACCTTGATCGTGGCGGTGCCCACGATGGGCGTGCACACCAGGCCGCCGGGGTGCTGGCCGTCGGCGCTGCGGTTCTGCTGGCCCATGGTGAAGAGCATGGGCACAGCCAGCAGGCCCGAGGTGAGCCAGATGGCACTGATGAACTTCTTGGTGCGGCTGCGGGACATAAGGGTCTTGGCCTTGAAGGGGTGGCAGATGGCCAGGTATCGCTCCACACTCAGGCTAGCCACGTTGAGGGCGGTGGCATAGGTGCAAGCATCGCGCAGGAAGTAGTAGCCCCGGCAGACGGCGTCGCCGAAGGCCCAGGGGTGGTGCACCCAGATGAAGTTGTACAGCTCCACGGGCATGGCCAGCAGCAGGATGAGCAGGTCGGACAGCGCCAGGCTGCCCAGGTGGTAGTGCACGGTGCTCTGCAGGTTCTGCAGTGACTTCTTGCGCGCCAGCGTGAACGCCGTCACCGAGTTGCCCACCGTGCCCACCACGAAGAGTGCCAGGTACACGGCCGTCACCAGCACCTTGGAGTAGATGTCCGTATTCACGTCCAGGTCGCTGTTGGGCGCCGCTCGGACCCGGTCGGACGCATTGCCCGAGCCGTTGCCAAAGCCCGGGGCCAGGAGCGCCGCCTCCAGCCCCGAAGGCGGCAGCGGGAAGGGGTCAGGGTCCGGCGCGCCCCCGGGGCCCGGCGCGGAGCTGTTGAGGCGCATGGTGGGCGCGCGGGGCGGGGTGCCGCGTTCGTCGGGTGCCTCCGCGGCTGGAAGCCCGGGAGAGAGTGGGCGCGTCTCAGGCGGGGACAGAATCCCGTAAGACCGGGCGGAAGGCGCGAGAGGGCGAGGCGGCGCGCCGTCCAGACGGGAAGCGCCCGACCCGGACCGTGCCACTCGTAGCGCTCGGGGCTTGCGCTTACCCGGGGCTGCGGGctccactcctcctccagactccCGGCTCTGGGCTGCGGGTTCCTTCCGGGCTCAGCGCTTGCCCCAGCTTCCTCCGATCTCCAGACCCCGCGGTTCCTCGGGCCCCGGGGCGGCAGCGCCGACTCCCGTGGAGAGCTCCCGGCCGGCTTGGGCTGCGCGGCCCGAGCTTGTGGCGCCGTGCGGAGCGCACGCACGGCTGCCCCGGCGCGCTCTCTCCCTCGCTCGCGCTCTCCTCCCTCGTGCTCTCCGCGCACACCCGCTCCGCACACCGCACGCCGCGCCCGCGCCCTCCGGGGCTCCGCGCCTCCGCTAAGCTGGCGGCGGCGCGGCGCGCCCAGCCGTGGGGGCGGTGGACAGGGGAGGAGGCGGCCCCAGCCTCTGTCCCCGCCCCGCCGAGTGCAGGGCTGGCGGGTCGCCCCCGCGCGCTCCTAAGGACAATCCCGGCTGGTAGAGCTCCCCAGCGAGCTGGGATTCCAGCAGGGTGCATAGGAGATAATGGCTCTTTTCAGGCACCCTCCCCCAGACAGCACATCCTCCTTTCCCTGGTCTTTCCAACTTCTCACttcccgcccccccacccccgccaggaAGGGAGCTGCGCCCCCCACGTTATCTGGCTCAGCGGGGGAGAGGGAGCGTGGGGGCAGGGGGCGAAGCAGGAAGCTCCTCGCTGGGATGGTTGGGCCGCCCCTCCCTCCTGGGGTGACCATGAGGTGCCAGAACCTGGCGCCCAGGGGGCCCTAGCACAGCTAAGAGGGTGGGCGAATGAGGAGGCCAAAGAGCAGGGGAGAAAGCAGCACTCCTCCTCATGCAGTCTGGTCCCTGCACGTGACACCCTGGAGTGGCCTTGTGAGGCCTGGGGTGTAAGTGGGCACGGCCCAGCCCCCTTATCACACCTGGAGGTGGTCATCAGAAGTCACCCTCAGAACCCACGCCCCACAGGGTTAGGGAGGGCGCCCCTGTCCCTGTGTGGACCTGGCTGGCTGCACTTGCTGTACTGGGAATAGGAAATGGGAATAGCCTGAGGGCGCGGTGTCGAGGGAGGGGAGTGAGACTGAGGAagccctgcccagcccccagccccagcccagaggGCCCAGCAGGGAGAAGTCTAGGCTGAGGAGCTGATGGCCAGCAAGGGTCTGTGTTTATTCCTCTGCGGCTTTGCCTGTTCCACTGAAACGTGATGCTCGCACCAGGGAGTCCAAGCACATGAAAGTATGCGCATAAACATCTAGCCTTCAAAGACAACACCAAGTCCCTTTGCTGGAAGCCAGAACAGGAGGCTCGGAGGCGAGAGATGTCCCTTCACTTTGGCCTTCCCTTTCCTATTTGGGCAAGTGTTTTAGCTTCTCTGTACCccaatttcatcatctgtaagatgggaataGAGGCTGAATGGCTGCTCCTCAGGCCGGGCTGCTGCTGAGGCCGTCAGTGCGGGCACACAGGCACCCAGGGAACACCAGTGGAGTGAACACAGAGGAACAGCAAGTTCAGGGGGGACGAGGGGGATGTGCCCAGGCCAACAAAAGTTGCTTTAAATCCCCGCCAGATTAGAGCAAGCTTGTTCTCTGGAGACAAGTCCACCAGTTCAGTAAACCGGTCTTGGGATTGGGACCTGAGTGTCCTCGTCACAAAAGGAAGTGATGGTGCTGGACTGTGTTGGATGCACAGGGGCTCAATGCCATCTCGGCATCCACGGTCACATTGGGGTCTTACCAGGGACAGTGCCGTCTGGTCACCTCTATCGAGAGTCTCCCGAGGGAAAGGCACCAGCCAGTGGCCCCTGGGCCTGTCCCTTTGCCAGCTGGTAGCTGTGGCTGCTCAGGACGACACCAGCGGAGCCGCGTTCTTGCCCGGCCTCTTAAGCTCACTGTTTGGTTTTCATACCCCTGACCTTTCCGCTAAGCTGGCCTTCTCTTCAAAGATTTCTTTTTGAGCCAGTCTAGGagcttaaaaaatcataaaaggcAACTTAGCACAAATATTATGACAAGGCATTTATTTAAAAGCACTGAGGAAATGTCGCTTGGATGGCCTTGTTTTACAAAGTGGGTGGCAGGCCCTGTCCGGGATCTCTGGTGGCCTGCTCCAGATCGGTCCTCTGAGGAACCCAGACGGCACAGCAGCTGGAACTTTCTAATCCAAGTTGTTCGCCCCTTTCTCTTCTGATTTCCCCCCACACGAAGGCTTCCCTAATAGCTGAGACCCTTTAAAGAAAGTGTTAGTGAGGTGCTTGAGGGGTGCCAAGCCGGGTCCAGCTGTGTCTGTTGGTGACCAGGCTGTATCCGTGGCCGACACCTGGCTCCCACAGTGACATGCTGAAGCTTGACACTCCCAGTGCTGCGTGGGGGAGAGGAGCCGCCCCGTCCCGTGTGCGACGAGGGCTGAGAGCCATTCACGAGGGTCTGCGTGTCTCGGGAAGCAGGAGTTCCGGCTGAGAAGGTAGCAGCACGTGGGATGGCTCCAGTTTTCTTCAAGTCCCTGTGTGATGTAGGTGACGCAGGTCCTGGCTGCTCAGCAGGGTAATGACTGTGCCTTGGGGCGAAGATCAAGTCCAAAGAGTCGCCAAAGGAAAGACGCCCGGACGGCCCTGCCACGGCTGGGGTCcctgtcagttttgtttcctaACTTGTCCCAAGCTCTTCAGTGCTGCCTGGGACACAGTTGGTGCTCAGTGGCTGACCTGGTGGAGGAGATAAGACAATAGACAGCAAGATGGGAATTTGCGATACCCACTATTGTCTCCAACAGGCTTCCAAATGAAGATGGCATGGCGGAGCAGCCAGAGACAGaccccgggctggccccccatgccACCCCCAGCCCCGCAGTTGTGGGAGGATTGGGGCATTTAACCATCTCAGAAGAGAATGGCCAGCCAGCATAATGGCAGTGGTTGTAGGAGGGCTTTATTTTTCTGGCTACACTGTAGAGTCCCAGTGCAGGGCCCCCTCCACTCTGGAGACCCTCTCTTTCCTCTGGTCCCCATACCACTGTTGAGCAACTCTCGATAGCAAGAAGGCTTCTTCCCCGATTTACAAAAATTAGTTCACAACAACagctgtatcagttatctattcatccattgctgtgtaacagaataccccaaacttagtggctgaaaaccacatacattattatcattattatgatTGTGTTTCCTATGAGGCTACAGGCAAGTGGGGAGAAGTGTATGTTATTTAGAGACACTAAGCCTATGTAATATGCATAATTGGAGAGTTTAGCTGTAGATTTTCCCACCCACGGCGTGGAAACTGCACATGTTCCAGAACATACAGCATTCCAAggaggattttaaaaatagagcAACACATACAAATGTAAGCGAAGTGCGAGTGTTAGCAGGCAGAGCCTCGTTCCAGCCTGGGCACCGGCTGTGGGCAGATCCCAGGGGTCCAGCTCAGGCCCGTGGAGCCTTGGTTATTGCATCCTCGTCCCCCAGATTCCCAGATCACCCCTTGGCCCTGGGCTGGTTTTCTGGACATGTGAGCCATGTTCACGAGGAAGAACCAGAAGAGGAACGGGCTGTGGCTGCCCGTGAGCGCGTCCCCCTACGTCGAGGGTGAGGCCACGGTGGGGCCGCGGGGTGGAGGGCATGTGGGAGCATCTGGGCTGGGTAGGAGGTGGCTCCTAGGTTGGCCATGCCCTGACGGTGGGCTCCGGCTCCCTGACCATGGGcccagcctgtttcctcatctgtaaaatgcagacgATGTGGCCCCTACATCGTTAAGTAGCTGCAAGCACCACGTGACAGGTGCACGACCTCACACCATGCAGAGGGCACTGCTCCATAGATGCCAGCTTTAACGTGTGGGCTCCCCCGTAGGGCGCTGGAGAGCGTGAACGGGGAAGAGGATGGCCCAGCACGGGGTCATGCCCTCTGCCCTTTCCAGGGTGGGGACTCGGCTCCAGGGACATTGCCTGGCTGTGGTGTGTGTGGCCAGGGATGGAAAATGTCAGCCACCAGAGGTGCAGGGAGGttcctgtccagctccacagagactTGGGCAGTCCTGCCCAGCCCGAGGTGAGCCAGGAGACAGGCCGCGAGGGTCAGGGTAGGATGACCATCTTGGTTTTCTTGGTTTTAGATGTGGGAACTGCAGCCCCCCAGAGAGGCAGTGCCATGTGGGCCTGGGGCCCTGGGTCCTAGGAGTTGGGGCTCTGTCTCTCTGCATACCGACTTCTGAAACAGACACTGTGGTTTGCTTTTGTGGCTCCTCCCACCCAACCCCAGGCCCCACTGGGTCACCTGCTAGAATCGTTTCTCACCTCTCCTTCCAAATTCCAAATGGCCAGAGAGTTCCTTCACCTCTCGTGGCTTAGAAGCAAAAAATCTTCTAGTTCCAACCCTGACACCGCTCAGCGGAGAGCGGCTCCTCTGAGCCAAGGCCCACGTGTAAACCGCTCATTTCCTCCAAGCTCTGACTCTGCCTGATGCTCTGACTCACGGAGCCACCAAACATTTATCACAGTCGCGTCCTTGCCGTCTACCCGGAAGCCTCGGAGGCGCCGGCCTCTCCCTCCACTGGCCAGTGAGCCTTTGCCAAGGGAGCGCACCGAGCTCAAGGGCCGAGTCCCTCCATTTCTCATCTTCCCTCAGCACGGCTCCACAGGAgccagaggccggcctggtgctCCGTGGGCGTGAGCAGCTCTCGCGCACCAGGAGGGGACAGCCGGTGCTTCTCCTGTGGGGCCGGCATCCCCGAGGGTCAGCGCCCCACATCTTCCTGGTGTATCACCTGCCATTCACGTGgtctgtgtgcgtgtgcatgtgtacaAGCACGCGTGTCTTGGGCACAGGAACTCAAGGATCTTGATTGGCaagcccatccccacccctgctctgaGCCCCCCATGGGCTGGGTGTGTGCCTTTCAGACAAACGCCCAGAGTGTGGAGGAGGGGAGCCCCTGCGGCCTGCCCCCCACTCTTTGTGTCCTTTCTCCTCAGATTCCTGGAGCCCCAGCTCCCTCCTCAGAGCACTTGGAACAGTCACCTCCTGCTCGAGGTCGATGTTTCTGTGTGAACGAATGGGCTCCACCTGGCCGGGCAGAGGGCTCacggtctggagtggggcccagagGCCTCAAATCTTGGCTTTGCTGCCTCCAAAGTCAGTGACCTTGGGTGACCGTGAGCCTCAgagtcctcctctgtgaaatggggacactAACTGGGCCCAGTGATCAGGAATGTGGAGACAATTAGATGGCATAATGCATGTGGCAGGTagaataatggctcccaaagatgtccacatcccacCCCTTAGAACCTGTGACTCTGCTGGCTACATGGCAAAGGGGCAGTAAGTGGGCaggtggaattaaggttgctaatcagctgaccttaaaagatggagactatcctggattatccagtgggCCAGCATAATCACAGGGGTCcttagatggggaagagggaggcaggagagagagccagagagaaggcagccaggGAAAGACTTGAGCAGCCACTGTGGGTGttgatggaggaggaaggggccatgctCTCGGGAATGCCGGCACCTCTAGAAACTAGGAAAggcaggaaacagattctcccctggagcctctggaggcaccagccctgcccacacctcgaCTTTAGCCCAGAGGGACCTGGGTCAGactttggcctccagaactgcaggAAGGTAACTGGGTTGTTTTCAGCCCCGGGTTTCCGGCCATTTGTCACAGCAGCGGCGGGAGACGGTTCACCACACGTGAGGTGCTCAGAGTAGTGAACACCCACAAACGTTGGCTGTTTGGAGAAAGAAGACCCAACAGAGGAATGAAGCTCCACTGGGGGAGCGTTGACAGGGGAGGGGATGTGGAAAGGAGGGTTGGGGGGCGATGATGGGGGAGGGGTGTTCCCACGCAGGGACCCTGCCTGGCTGCAGACCTGTCGGCCCCCTGTGGTGGTGCCCACACCCAGCTGGCAGGCTCTCTGCGGGGCTGCAGCTTCTTGCCCGACTGCATCAGAACCTCTGCGGGCGCCTTCACAAAAGGGCTGCCCAGGCCCCCGGGGGGCATTCACCTCTGGATCTCAGTGGACGAGCACTGACAAAGAGGCTTAGTTTCTATCGACCAGAGGCCCTCTCCCTAGGGCCGCCTTCCAGGAGCTCCTGGTCCACTGTGCAGGGAGCTTTAAGGACGGAGAGGGTGGGGTGTGatgggaggagggcggggccgggggtCCCTGGCTGATGTGGGGACACACATACGTGGTCTGGGAAGAGTGAGACTGGCCAGAGGTGAGGACGGCGAGGTGAACACTGGCATAGGGCTCTATTCCTGGTGCGCTGTGGGATGTGCGGAGGATCGTGTGGAAGGCTGAGCTCCAGGCTGCAGGTTAGGGGCTGGTCCCTCTGGGACCCCTGCCCTATGAAGCAGGCAGGGAGGTGGCCGGGAGAAGGGGCCACACTGTGGGATGCCATTGTCACAATTGTCCCTTCACCTCCCAAAATCACAGCCATCTTCCTAGCCAATCCGAGCACCACGCCGTGCACTGTCCCAAGTTTGTTGGGCAGAACCACCTGTGAGATGACAGCTCCTGGCAGTCCTGGCAGAACAGGGCCAGGGGACCTCCTGCGGAGCTGAGCAAAGGTGAGCTCCATCTGGGACCCTGAGGACTTTAGAGACTGGCAAAGGAGGCTGAGGTTTCCAAGGAGCCGGCTGTGTTAGGGCATCTCCTATGGAAAAGGAGACAACCCCATTTCCAGAACAGGATTCGGTGCAGTCTGGCTTCCTGAGGACTGTTCTGGGAGGCTGTGCTGAGCACTCGCGTCAGGCTGCTCAGGACAAAGGATGCTTGTTGGACTTTCCTTGGAAGTCACGTACCGACTTCTCTGGACCAGAAGGTTTGAAGCTGCCACGGTTGCTGCTCCCCAGGGCCATCGCCTCCCCGTTCATTTCCTGTCCCCCCAACCggtgcccctctcccctccccaccccaggtcaTGCTGGAAGGAGGGTCCCAAATTTGCTCCTGGGCAAAAGACAAACACGCAAACAGCACATTCAACGCAGACGGACGAGCAATTCCATCTGCTCAGCTGACAAAGGAAAGCAGTGTTTCGTCAGCGCTCACCCTGGGAAGCTCAGGGTGTATGCCTCTTATCAATTTACCAATTCGCGGTTAAATTTCCGGGCATGGTGAACGCACCAGGGGACTTAAAGCTAAAAGGTCACATTTGGCTAATATTAGTCTTCCGTTTATCATCAGGAGAGGTGGGACGGGAGGTTCGTGGACTCCATAGAGTGCCCGCTCTCGGCAGCTGGCCAAGGGCCGAATATCCCAGCAACCCGGTgtggggggatgggggagggaggggacccccagcacctcctcccacccagcagcccctggggggaggcaggaaggggcagCTGTGTGTCAACACCTCTTACGTCCCTCCTCCTCTAGGGGAGGATGGAGTTTGCACAAACGTGACTTCCTCCTTCTCCAGAGACCCGAGTGTGCTCCCTTTGTCTGTTATCAGGAGTTCTAGTTgcttagaaatatttaaatagaaaaaaatgtctcCCGTCTTCCAGTGACTTCATACGAGTTCCAAAAATAAAACCTGAACTGGTGCCTCCTTTGTCTTTCTTGCCTTGGAGCTCTGACGGCTGTTCAAGGCGGAACCCATGGGGAACGAAGTCGCTGCCAGTGGGGCGGAGGGCAAGTGACCAGCTCGCTCAGGGTGGCCCCTGCTCCACGACACACGGGAGCCTCAGAGGGAGGAGAGGGTCCCCATGGCAAGTCCAGGACTCCAGCGAGCGTGGCCGGGCCGGGGCCAGGCAGAGGTGGGTCAGCTGGCATCCCCATGTCCCCTCTCCCCTTCACCCTGAGTCTCAGCTGTTGACACAGCTAAAGACCGCATCTCCTGGGCTCTCCTGCTGGCAGCTGGGCCACGGGAGTTAGTCTGGCCAGCAGGTGTGCAGAGAAGGGGCACCCGCTCCAGTCAGGCCCTCCTCTGGCTTCCACCACAGGACGAGTGTTCATGGCGGCGGGACCCCAGAGATGGAAGCTGTGGGGGAGATGCCCAGCAGCAAGAGAGAGGGAGCCCCTGCCTGGTGCTAGACTCCTCACCTCCACGTCACACCCACCTCCCTGGGAACCCCACCTCCCGGGGACGCCCACCTCCCTGGGACCATTCCTAGAGTGAAACAGTACCTGCAGCTCCCCGGGACATGGGTCGAGGCCCTGGACCAGCCCCAGCTGTTCTTCTGGGCCTTCTGGTCACATGAGCCCTTTACTCCCTCAAGCCAGTTAGACTTAGGTCTCTGCCACTTGTCCCCAAAGTGTCCTAAGACAGCCACCTGTGAGCTAACAAGACACCTGCATCAGTTATTCACCTCCTACGGGACCAGGATGCTTGGAGGTCTGGGACGGAGGACCCGAGGGGACCAGTCTCCtttcaagggaaactgagtccagcGGGCACAAGGCCAAGCACGGGAGTCTGGGGTGGGCAGGGTGGAACCAGCCCAGGCAGCGTGGGGTCAGCTCTGGGACAGAGCCCCGAGGGGCGGGGAGGGCCCAGAGACAGTGAGCTGACCCCCTGTGGCTCGCCCCTCCCCGTTTAGACGCCTGTGTCTCTCCTCGGGTGGCAGCGTGTGGGACAAGCTCTTTTCCTTGGTCTTGTGTGTCTGCCCATGGCGACCTTGCCCTCTGGACCACATGCTCCTGAAGGCCGGGCTGGGCCCTCTCCCACCTGTGCACCCCGTCCCGAGTTACCGCTCCCCAGGGGCTCGAATGCCAGCCTTCCTGTCTCAGCTCTGGGGTCAGAGGTCCGgcgggctggcccaggtgcccctGCCGGGCCCCTGACGGAGCCACTGGAGAGAACGGCCTTGGCCCACCCAGTTCCAGGTGGATGTGGGGCTGAGGCCCATGCCCTGGCTGCAGTCAGTCAGGCCATCTCTAACTCCAGAGGCCTCTCTGGTCCTTGCATAGGGGCGTCCAGCTCCGAACCAGCAGCGGCACTTGGCGAACTTCTCAGCTTCCGTCTCCCGGCTTCTCCTCTGCCGCGTCTCTGGGCACAGTCAGAGCCAGTTCTCTGCTGTCAAGGCCTCTGTGATGAGACGGGCCCGCCTGACAGTCCGGGATGAGCTGCCCACCTTAGTCACATCTGCAGAGTCCCCTTTGCCAGTTCTCATTGCACACTCACAGTTCCAGGGGCCGGCGCCGGGACATCGGGCTGAGGTCTTCTTCAGAGAGCTGTCCCTGGAGGCTCCTGGGGTTTGCACCCCCTGGGGCAAATCATATCCCACGACCCCCTGGTTCCCATCCCTTAAGATGGGACAACCTCTGAgctgtgatggtgctcagggcaactaccccaggaagcaccactctggtatgcggattatttcgagctgaagacaataaggactcagagaactcaggaagaatatttgagtttcccctcccaaactgcctaaagaatttaaaacaaaagatctgtttcaggaaggagttattatcatgacggctataaagataatgtaggatagaggttacaatagaaaagtcaccaacaagcccatcttatcggaagttctgtctctctggccacgtgctctggatggccctgcgaggagttaccagacaatcatttacaagggaagtctccatgtgtaaaggtatctccttctctgtattgggaagaggggagatgacctcatttctagagacttatcaatgtggacggtgaggccttaaaactgcataataaaccttactcttgtttacagtgctttagtgataatctcctgtaactgacacccccacccccaacatcctccttgtctttggttggacatggtatttaagatgagaatttctgctattgtgttgagaaacgcagtgtccctgctttctcccatgtatacatgttattaaacttggtattattttctcctgctaacctgtcttgttacttatttggccagccataagaaccttaaggaaaagggcagggggggattctccctcttcccccgacagctgCAACTTATGccccagagctccctgtgggattGGGGAAGTGGCATCTGCCCTGGTGCCCTGCTTGCACACAGCGTCTACTTCTGGGGACCACAGCTGAGACAGCAACTCTAGGGAAGCTGCCCATTGGCCTCGCTCAGGGCAGGTGAGGGGTGACCTGGTCATTGGGGAGACAATAGGATGGTGACAGTAGGGTGGTGAGGACTATGCTGTTTTGCTGGATTGAATCCAAATATCTAAAGAGCTGGAAGACTTTAGAGGACCCTTGGCCAAGAGAGACCCAAACGCAGACACTTCCCACATACTCAGAGCAGAGGAGGGGTGGGGCGGGCAGAGCCGCTGCCGGCCCAGGGGGGCCCAGAGGGGCTTCCTCTGAACTGCTGAGTGATGGCTGTTGAAGAGTTTCTGATTTGGGCCCTGTGAGTGTCCGGGGGGCTGCTGTAACCCATGACCACAGCCTTGGTGGCTGTATTCCCTCGGTCAGTGAATGCAGGGTGGGCACAAAGCCACCCCTTTCTCCAGGGGCTCGATGCATGGCAGCAGTGACACACGGCCACTCTCATCCCGCTCACAGGCATCCCTGAGGATGCTCAGAGGATGCCCCAGCCGGTGAGGGTGAGTGTGGACCTTCTCTCGGGCCCAGTCCTGGGAAAGCCCTTTCCTGGGGAGGGCCGAGGGCTCTGCGGGCTCACAGTCCATCTCCGCCTTGGTGTAACTCCACGGGGAGCGCGCAATGGCAGCACATGGAGGGCCAGCTGGTTGTTTTTGCCTCAGAAATCTCTTTCAGTGCACAAGTACAGCTCCACaatctggtttttaaaaatatcatcattGGGGGATAAAAGGAGCATTAACATGCTTAAGGAAAATGTGCTGTAGCATAAATGAGCAGTTAACACCACAATCGGATTACACATTCCTTGCAAACGAC
Protein-coding sequences here:
- the NTSR1 gene encoding neurotensin receptor type 1, yielding MRLNSSAPGPGGAPDPDPFPLPPSGLEAALLAPGFGNGSGNASDRVRAAPNSDLDVNTDIYSKVLVTAVYLALFVVGTVGNSVTAFTLARKKSLQNLQSTVHYHLGSLALSDLLILLLAMPVELYNFIWVHHPWAFGDAVCRGYYFLRDACTYATALNVASLSVERYLAICHPFKAKTLMSRSRTKKFISAIWLTSGLLAVPMLFTMGQQNRSADGQHPGGLVCTPIVGTATIKVVIQINTFMSFVFPMVVISILNTVIANKLTVMVRQAAEQGQVCTVGDQHSSFSMSIEPSRVQALRHGVRVLRAVVIAFVVCWLPYHVRRLMFCYVPDKQWTPVLYDVYHYVYMLTNALFYVSSAINPVLYNLVSANFRQVFLSTLACLCPLWGRRRKRPAFSRKANSVSSNHTFSSNVTRETLY